A single window of Lepeophtheirus salmonis chromosome 2, UVic_Lsal_1.4, whole genome shotgun sequence DNA harbors:
- the LOC121132365 gene encoding cytoplasmic dynein 2 light intermediate chain 1 has protein sequence MKARKYFKTNHTCALLEKYKEYCYYQLIIMVLETIWDLAVDLKKKEKNDNHKEHILLLIGNQSVGKSSMMYRFLDRRESPKPTLALEYSFCRKSNQNLVKDVCHIWELGGGTSYTNLLSTPLSPKNLKNMKVIVMVDLSDPNRIWYTVETLLEKLNTLIKKSLNTELAKKMGMDYASIKSLNTNEELKEHPDRSKIDPLPIPLVIIGGKYDEFQNFEPEQKKVICRALRYLAHHYGASLQFYSSRDPGLVKRGHDLLSHLAFETDHWKGLSQDYNKPLFIPCGSDSLSQIAGTNSNGEREFLGSFTMDVWKQHYTTYFPQNISERGDLPPNPANDSNFRETIIDQIRARKDQELERYKKEIEMRSESWKALDLDSI, from the exons ATGAAAGCAAGGAAGTATTTTAAAACGAATCATACCTGCGCGttgttagaaaaatataaagaatactgttattatcaattaattatcatggTTCTCGAAACAATTTGGGATCTAGCTGTGGatctaaagaaaaaagaaaaaaatgataatcacAAGGAGCACATCCTTCTACTTATTGGGAATCAGAGTGTTGGTAAATCATCAATGATGTATAGATTTTTGGATCGTAGGGAGAGTCCTAAGCCAACTCTTGCTTTGGAATATAGTTTTTGTCGAAAGAGTAATCAAAATCTAGTCAAA GATGTCTGCCACATTTGGGAACTTGGTGGAGGAACTTCATACACGAATCTTTTGTCAACACCTTTGagtcccaaaaatttaaaaaatatgaaagtaatTGTTATGGTAGACTTATCTGATCCTAATAGGATCTGGTATACCGTCGAAACTCTTTTAGAAAAACTCAATACACTTATAAAGAAATCTCTAAACACTGAATTAGCTAAAAAAATGGGAATGGACTATGCTTCCATTAAGAGCTTGAATACAAATGAAGAATTGAAAGAACATCCAGACAGGTCAAAAATAGATCCACTGCCTATTCCCCTTGTCATCATTGGAGGGAAATATGAcgaatttcaaaactttgagcctgagcaaaaaaaagtaatatgccGAGCCCTCAGATATTTGGCTCATCACTATGGTGCATCCTTGCAATTCTACAG tTCCCGAGATCCTGGCTTGGTAAAACGTGGGCATGATCTTCTCAGTCATTTGGCTTTTGAAACCGATCATTGGAAAGGTCTTTCTCAAGATTATAATAAACCACTCTTTATCCCTTGTGGATCAGACTCATTATCTCAAATAGCAGGAACAAATTCAAATGGGGAAAGGGAATTTTTGGGAAGTTTTACGATGGATGTCTGGAAGCAACACTATACGACCTACTTTCCACAAAAT ATATCTGAAAGAGGGGATTTACCACCCAATCCTGCCAATGATTCAAATTTTCGTGAAACAATCATAGATCAAATTAGAGCAAGAAAAGATCAGGAATTAGAacgttataaaaaggaaatagaaATGCGGAGCGAATCATGGAAAGCGTTAGATTTGGATAGTATTTAg